A genomic window from Actinomycetaceae bacterium MB13-C1-2 includes:
- a CDS encoding HAD-IIA family hydrolase produces the protein MNALSTLAGANREIVARHLVMAGQTIDVDPELAYQHSQAAVKRAGRVDVVREAAALTAYATQRYEEALREVRAVRRMRGDESLRAIEADSERGLGRPEKAIEIVDEADLSKTPLSEQVELVLVSAGARADLDQLDAALLILDEAVHKLPETADAYMVGRLHSYRADILRSLGRDEDAVAAEALVPEPEETIEILDLEEILDADVDNVRTSLRGSKGPLIEQHDGLVLDLDGVCFEGTKSIDYAGESLTKASEEYVPLSFATNNASRTPEEVAEKLRGFGIPAKPENVITSSMNLMYLLKEELEPGAKVLVVGSDALVTEVQKAGFQPVSENEDGIAAVVQGYGKDVNWAQLSEAAYALNAGARFYATNLDTTLPTERGMALGNGSLVAAVTRATGKRPAATGKPQPEIMDRAAGLIESQKPLAVGDRLETDTAAAIAARMPTMHVLTGVSSAEDIIRAQKGLRPSYLALDLRGLFEEHPFAKHHRDGTWTAGNSQPVKLTRWGSPVFSDIELRDDGDPVVLSLDNYRAFAAAAWDQVDSDRPVRVPKLVIVPNDDPAGTVVAPNFVKDEEGNVLSADTDSAVDREEVTVETDETVIETDASEGDGEAIPEEHAVEIETEFVEAVGSATVGANSLEAEYEEDETTDVEVKVEDV, from the coding sequence ATGAACGCGCTTAGCACCCTTGCGGGCGCCAACCGCGAGATCGTCGCACGTCATCTTGTCATGGCTGGGCAGACGATCGACGTAGACCCTGAACTCGCCTATCAGCACAGCCAAGCTGCCGTGAAGCGTGCCGGCCGTGTCGATGTGGTTCGTGAAGCTGCGGCGCTCACCGCTTATGCCACGCAGAGGTATGAAGAAGCGCTACGCGAGGTCCGCGCTGTTCGCCGGATGCGCGGAGATGAGTCTCTTCGCGCTATCGAAGCCGACAGCGAGCGCGGTCTAGGTCGCCCAGAGAAGGCAATCGAGATCGTGGACGAGGCAGATCTTTCGAAAACGCCGCTCTCCGAGCAGGTGGAGCTAGTGTTGGTCTCTGCCGGGGCGCGTGCCGACCTGGATCAGTTGGACGCGGCGTTGTTGATCTTGGATGAGGCCGTTCACAAGCTTCCAGAGACGGCCGACGCATACATGGTCGGAAGGCTTCATAGTTACCGCGCGGATATTCTTCGATCCCTCGGACGAGACGAGGACGCCGTTGCTGCCGAAGCGCTGGTTCCAGAGCCTGAAGAGACCATCGAGATCCTTGACCTAGAAGAAATCCTCGATGCTGATGTCGACAATGTTCGTACTTCGCTTCGCGGGTCGAAGGGTCCGCTCATCGAGCAGCACGACGGGCTGGTACTTGACCTTGATGGCGTTTGCTTCGAAGGAACCAAATCGATTGATTACGCTGGTGAGTCCCTGACCAAAGCGTCCGAGGAGTACGTTCCTCTTTCATTCGCGACCAATAATGCATCACGCACGCCTGAAGAAGTGGCCGAGAAGCTTCGTGGCTTCGGTATTCCCGCCAAGCCCGAGAACGTCATTACCTCGTCGATGAACCTCATGTACCTGCTCAAAGAGGAACTTGAGCCGGGAGCAAAGGTGTTGGTAGTCGGTTCCGATGCTCTTGTCACCGAAGTGCAGAAGGCCGGTTTCCAACCTGTTTCCGAGAACGAAGACGGAATCGCTGCAGTGGTTCAGGGCTATGGAAAGGATGTCAACTGGGCGCAGCTTTCAGAGGCAGCATATGCGTTGAACGCCGGAGCGCGTTTCTACGCCACCAACCTTGACACCACGCTTCCTACCGAGAGAGGAATGGCCCTTGGCAACGGATCTTTGGTCGCCGCTGTCACTCGTGCAACGGGAAAGCGACCTGCAGCAACCGGCAAACCGCAACCCGAAATTATGGATCGGGCGGCCGGGCTGATTGAGTCTCAGAAGCCTCTCGCTGTTGGTGATCGCCTTGAGACCGATACCGCGGCTGCAATCGCCGCCCGTATGCCCACCATGCACGTACTGACCGGGGTTTCTAGTGCCGAAGACATCATTCGCGCACAGAAGGGGCTACGACCGTCATACCTTGCGCTTGATCTTCGCGGCCTGTTCGAGGAGCATCCCTTTGCAAAGCACCACCGGGACGGAACGTGGACGGCCGGGAACTCCCAGCCGGTCAAACTCACCAGGTGGGGAAGTCCAGTCTTTAGCGACATTGAACTACGCGATGATGGGGACCCTGTCGTTCTGAGCCTGGACAACTATCGGGCGTTTGCGGCCGCCGCATGGGATCAGGTCGATAGTGATCGTCCGGTGCGCGTTCCCAAATTGGTAATCGTGCCCAACGATGATCCAGCGGGAACGGTGGTGGCGCCAAACTTCGTGAAGGACGAGGAAGGAAATGTTCTGAGCGCGGACACCGACTCAGCCGTCGACCGCGAAGAAGTCACGGTGGAAACGGACGAGACCGTAATCGAGACCGATGCAAGCGAGGGCGACGGAGAGGCCATTCCAGAGGAACACGCTGTCGAGATAGAGACGGAGTTCGTCGAGGCCGTTGGATCCGCAACCGTTGGAGCCAACTCCTTAGAAGCCGAATACGAAGAAGACGAGACCACTGATGTTGAGGTTAAGGTCGAAGATGTCTGA
- a CDS encoding phosphotransferase, with amino-acid sequence MRPSAGVTQPAFAETLRRSAEDGLLAGLPSNMDLSSISVKLEGTGESYAVWSLTDGQRAYMLRIPLRPLDEMPHPMEREFQVASHISPSVGPRALYFEPDPGNPLGAPYIISEFTPGRTKRERQWAADDFDALVPVIVRLHSGPSWDLDGGDEDVNLLEGFRAARLWWQNNDPQTADSERVASLGDRVERFIESNEWACEGAHACPIHSDLCATNIVFDNQGHPRLIDWEWAENGDPAKDLAYVGGEAYCDPWYVPMSRAEVKRFVRNYATQMRPELSSDEVEREYERLLARRDSWEAWERYTMGLHCLRRGREENDGFYLNAGEQMHQRLQALLDRDEAA; translated from the coding sequence GTGCGGCCTAGTGCAGGTGTGACGCAACCGGCCTTTGCTGAAACCCTGAGGCGTTCGGCAGAAGACGGGCTTCTTGCTGGGTTACCAAGCAACATGGATCTTTCGTCGATTTCGGTGAAACTTGAGGGAACGGGGGAATCATACGCAGTCTGGTCCCTCACTGACGGACAAAGAGCCTACATGCTGCGCATTCCGCTTCGCCCTCTTGATGAGATGCCGCATCCGATGGAGCGGGAGTTCCAGGTCGCGTCCCATATTTCCCCCTCGGTAGGTCCACGGGCTCTTTACTTTGAGCCGGATCCGGGGAATCCTCTAGGTGCTCCGTATATTATTTCTGAGTTCACTCCTGGACGGACGAAGAGGGAGCGGCAATGGGCGGCAGACGACTTTGATGCCCTCGTGCCCGTTATCGTGAGGTTGCACAGCGGCCCTTCCTGGGATCTGGATGGCGGCGACGAGGACGTCAACTTGTTAGAGGGGTTCCGGGCGGCTCGATTATGGTGGCAGAATAACGATCCGCAGACAGCAGATTCTGAGCGTGTCGCGTCGCTTGGTGATCGCGTAGAACGTTTTATTGAGTCGAATGAATGGGCCTGCGAGGGTGCGCATGCGTGTCCAATCCACTCCGACTTATGTGCAACCAACATAGTCTTCGATAACCAGGGTCACCCTCGACTAATCGACTGGGAATGGGCGGAGAACGGAGACCCAGCAAAGGATCTGGCGTACGTTGGGGGAGAGGCCTACTGCGATCCTTGGTATGTTCCGATGAGTCGTGCCGAGGTGAAACGATTTGTGCGAAACTATGCGACCCAGATGCGCCCGGAACTCTCATCGGACGAGGTCGAACGGGAGTATGAGCGGCTTCTGGCGCGCCGAGACTCATGGGAGGCTTGGGAGCGGTACACCATGGGCCTACATTGCCTAAGGCGCGGACGGGAAGAAAACGACGGGTTCTATCTGAATGCAGGGGAACAGATGCACCAGCGACTCCAGGCCCTGCTTGATCGCGATGAGGCGGCATAA
- a CDS encoding glycoside-pentoside-hexuronide (GPH):cation symporter: protein MEKYTEKTKQVSSQARRNVYGFGIGTMGRDISYTLVSMYLMFYLTDVIRITGGTLAAVTAVVVVARIFDALSDPVVGLLVDNTATRWGKFKPWIVAGAILTFIFQALLFTDFGIEGAAFVWLFAAIYLAYSISYTANDVGYWSLLPALSQSQKQRDKIGSFARICASLGAFSMVVGIVPISTALTEWVGSESRAYQLLAIIAATLLIVFQAVTVIFTKEERTIPSDYSPTRFKELGKVLFKNDQLVAIAAAMALFTTGYTITISLGLYFFKYVYGDEAMYSIFALVLGISQISAMAVYPAVTQRISRKRLFLVSMILVVTGYIIFFLAPTTTMLFIGVAGVLIFVGQAWIQVLILLFIADTVEYGQWKLGRRNESITFAVQPFINKLGAALASGVVGTTVLLAHTQEVPAGQVLQGSHLLVFKLAMIGLPLLLIAGSYLVYRRFYRIDAEFYTRIIADLKARER, encoded by the coding sequence GTGGAGAAATACACCGAAAAGACGAAACAGGTATCGAGCCAGGCTCGCCGAAACGTCTACGGGTTCGGAATCGGCACTATGGGCCGAGATATCTCGTACACCCTCGTGTCGATGTACCTAATGTTCTACTTAACTGATGTCATCAGGATCACTGGAGGAACGCTGGCCGCAGTGACGGCTGTAGTGGTTGTTGCGCGAATCTTCGATGCCTTATCTGATCCAGTTGTCGGACTGCTCGTTGACAACACCGCCACTCGTTGGGGAAAGTTCAAACCCTGGATCGTCGCGGGCGCCATCTTGACCTTCATTTTCCAGGCCCTTCTCTTCACCGATTTTGGGATCGAGGGTGCCGCGTTCGTCTGGCTCTTCGCCGCCATTTATCTCGCCTACAGCATCTCGTACACCGCAAATGATGTCGGGTACTGGTCGCTTCTCCCTGCTCTATCCCAGTCCCAGAAGCAGCGGGACAAGATTGGATCATTCGCCCGTATCTGTGCTTCTCTTGGCGCCTTCTCAATGGTTGTTGGTATCGTTCCTATATCTACCGCCCTCACCGAATGGGTCGGGTCCGAGTCTCGGGCCTATCAACTTCTCGCCATTATTGCGGCCACTCTACTGATCGTGTTCCAAGCGGTCACGGTCATCTTCACCAAAGAAGAACGCACTATCCCGAGTGATTATTCTCCGACACGATTCAAGGAACTGGGAAAGGTGTTGTTCAAGAATGATCAGTTGGTGGCGATCGCTGCGGCAATGGCGCTCTTCACCACTGGTTACACAATAACGATCAGCCTGGGACTCTACTTCTTCAAGTACGTTTACGGAGACGAGGCAATGTACTCGATCTTCGCCCTGGTTCTCGGCATCTCTCAAATATCAGCGATGGCGGTATATCCAGCCGTTACTCAGCGTATCAGCAGGAAGCGACTATTCCTCGTCTCAATGATTCTGGTGGTTACCGGATACATCATTTTCTTCCTTGCTCCCACAACCACAATGTTGTTCATCGGTGTTGCAGGGGTCCTCATATTTGTCGGACAAGCCTGGATACAGGTACTGATTCTGCTTTTCATTGCAGACACCGTTGAGTACGGGCAATGGAAGCTCGGACGACGGAATGAGTCGATTACTTTCGCGGTACAGCCCTTCATAAACAAGCTCGGTGCAGCATTAGCCTCCGGTGTGGTTGGTACGACGGTATTGCTGGCTCATACGCAGGAAGTCCCGGCCGGACAAGTTCTGCAGGGAAGTCATCTCCTAGTCTTTAAACTTGCCATGATCGGGCTACCTCTACTATTGATCGCGGGAAGCTACCTCGTATACCGCCGCTTCTACAGAATCGATGCCGAGTTCTACACTCGGATCATTGCTGACCTCAAGGCCAGGGAAAGGTAG
- a CDS encoding alpha-glucosidase codes for MPSSTLGSLLTSRPGKGRGDVHFTDKNTIEDVYRHPAGRDIVDKILAQTGASARLVSNPLARNLRIKSLERLSLGKIDRQFVQTLVDLLNAWPQEVSPVSGPTSKEWWKEEVIYQIYPRSFQDSNGDGIGDLQGIISRLEYLKELGVGAIWMSPIFDSPNDDMGYDIRDYRKIMTEFGTMHDFDELVEQAHARDLKVILDLVVNHTSDEHEWFQEALADPSSPYRDYYLLRNGDGSDEPPNNWESFFSGSAWNHYPMQDLWALHLFSSKQIDLNWDNHAVRDEVAKIVQFWIDRGVDGFRLDVINYISKREELPDGNKLIGEVIGFRGIEHYFYGPHLHSYLLELQKQVFAPNNTFTVGETPGIGLQVGKQITDPKGPDLDLVFSFDHLETPGHTRLDDYRYDLNYLKQYYQAALREYSGQYWMSLFFENHDNPRMISKVNPDPRYREALGKLLGGILLTLRGTPFLFQGEELGMINQNFTSIKGLRDVEALNQFAEWTQNMSEEDAFGRLLAGTRDHARTPVQWDATKHGGFGPATPWIEGDGDYLDVNVAVESEDPDSVLNFYRALLHWRHENTDFIYSDVEFLDSEVKDYWAYRRGEYLVQMNLGSTPLNLRGDVSSLSLARGAELVHSNHNQETGPPPIGSFRPYEWRLSRLPKVAS; via the coding sequence ATGCCGAGTTCTACACTCGGATCATTGCTGACCTCAAGGCCAGGGAAAGGTAGAGGTGACGTGCACTTCACCGACAAAAACACCATCGAAGACGTGTATCGTCACCCTGCTGGAAGAGATATCGTCGACAAGATTCTGGCGCAGACCGGGGCATCAGCGAGGCTTGTCAGCAATCCTTTAGCACGGAACCTCAGGATCAAGTCACTCGAACGACTCAGCCTCGGAAAGATCGATAGGCAGTTCGTTCAGACACTGGTTGATCTGCTAAATGCGTGGCCACAGGAGGTATCCCCCGTATCTGGACCGACATCGAAAGAATGGTGGAAAGAGGAGGTCATCTACCAGATATATCCGCGTTCTTTTCAAGACTCCAACGGAGACGGAATCGGTGATCTTCAAGGAATCATTTCCCGGCTTGAGTACCTCAAGGAGCTGGGAGTTGGGGCGATTTGGATGTCCCCAATCTTCGACTCACCAAATGACGACATGGGCTATGACATCCGCGATTACCGGAAGATCATGACCGAGTTCGGGACGATGCACGACTTTGATGAGCTGGTCGAACAGGCGCATGCGCGCGACCTGAAAGTGATCCTCGACCTCGTCGTCAACCACACCTCTGACGAACATGAATGGTTTCAAGAGGCATTGGCTGACCCCTCGTCCCCGTATCGCGATTACTATCTGTTGCGAAACGGCGACGGAAGCGATGAGCCGCCGAACAACTGGGAGTCATTCTTTTCAGGGTCTGCCTGGAACCACTATCCGATGCAAGATCTGTGGGCGCTACACCTCTTTTCATCAAAACAGATAGACCTGAACTGGGACAACCACGCGGTTCGGGACGAGGTCGCAAAGATTGTCCAGTTCTGGATTGATCGCGGCGTTGATGGCTTCCGTCTAGACGTAATCAACTACATCTCGAAGCGTGAGGAACTTCCAGACGGGAACAAGCTGATTGGTGAAGTGATTGGGTTCCGTGGAATCGAACACTACTTTTACGGACCACATCTGCACAGTTATCTCCTGGAGTTGCAGAAACAGGTCTTCGCTCCGAACAACACCTTCACCGTGGGAGAGACACCAGGCATCGGTCTGCAGGTGGGCAAACAGATCACCGATCCCAAAGGACCGGATCTGGATCTAGTATTCAGCTTCGATCATCTAGAAACCCCGGGCCACACGCGACTCGACGACTACCGCTATGACCTGAACTACCTGAAGCAGTACTACCAGGCCGCACTCAGGGAGTACTCGGGACAGTACTGGATGTCTCTGTTCTTCGAGAATCACGACAATCCGAGGATGATCTCAAAGGTTAATCCAGATCCGCGGTATAGAGAAGCACTCGGCAAGCTGTTGGGTGGCATTCTGCTGACTTTGCGCGGTACACCATTCTTGTTCCAAGGTGAGGAACTGGGAATGATCAACCAGAACTTCACTTCGATTAAGGGCTTGCGCGATGTCGAAGCGCTCAACCAGTTTGCGGAGTGGACGCAGAACATGAGCGAAGAGGACGCCTTCGGGCGTCTCCTTGCGGGAACTCGCGACCATGCCCGTACACCGGTTCAGTGGGACGCGACGAAGCACGGCGGGTTTGGACCTGCCACACCATGGATTGAAGGGGACGGCGACTATTTGGACGTGAACGTGGCCGTCGAGTCAGAAGACCCGGACTCTGTCCTTAACTTTTACCGGGCCCTGCTCCACTGGCGTCACGAGAACACGGATTTCATCTACTCGGATGTCGAGTTCCTGGACTCGGAAGTCAAGGACTACTGGGCGTATAGGCGCGGAG